The following coding sequences lie in one Myxococcales bacterium genomic window:
- a CDS encoding TIM44-like domain-containing protein — MRPPSSASGFLGFVGLIATGMLGLGGVLFLRWLRKPKGWTTATPPSSQSVTSKRTLLEALKETDPDFSIVAFEDFAYALYAEAHTARGAGRLDTLAPYLRTPARNVLAELGQHPLSTVVVGSLSYAGVHISATEAMVELDIEANYTEHPAGEEPISYWVAESWELERKAGAKSRPPERVRMFVCPSCGAPLDRVVGGSCGYCQAVVDTGAFDWVVSDVTVLERQIRPPMLTGTTEETGTDQATRIDAGLSPAVAQLCGRDPAFHQDTLFARIGLIFDTMQVAWSSLAWEKARPFLSDNLWTAQTYWIDAYRRSGLRNMMDEPRIHRLELARVTSDRWFDAITVRLFASGRDYTIQDKDGAVVGGDKRKTREFSEYWTLIRASGAKGPARTDPVCPSCGAPLDVNAAGHCGHCQVKLTSGQFDWVLSRIEQDEVYEG, encoded by the coding sequence GTGAGGCCACCGTCATCGGCTTCGGGCTTTCTCGGCTTCGTCGGCCTGATTGCCACCGGCATGCTCGGGCTCGGCGGTGTGTTGTTCCTGCGCTGGCTGCGCAAACCCAAGGGCTGGACCACGGCCACGCCCCCGAGCTCACAGTCGGTGACCTCCAAGCGGACGCTGCTCGAGGCGCTGAAGGAGACTGACCCCGACTTCTCCATCGTTGCGTTCGAGGACTTCGCATACGCACTGTATGCAGAGGCTCACACCGCCCGCGGCGCCGGCCGACTCGACACACTCGCTCCCTACCTGCGCACGCCCGCGCGGAACGTGTTGGCCGAGCTCGGACAACACCCGCTCAGCACCGTGGTCGTCGGCTCGCTGAGTTACGCCGGCGTGCACATCTCGGCGACCGAAGCCATGGTGGAGCTCGACATCGAAGCGAACTACACCGAGCATCCTGCCGGCGAAGAGCCGATCAGCTACTGGGTCGCCGAGAGCTGGGAGCTGGAGCGCAAGGCAGGCGCCAAGAGCCGCCCGCCCGAGCGGGTCCGCATGTTCGTCTGCCCGAGCTGCGGCGCACCCCTCGATCGCGTGGTCGGCGGCAGCTGCGGATACTGTCAGGCCGTCGTCGACACCGGGGCCTTCGACTGGGTCGTCAGTGATGTGACGGTACTCGAGCGCCAGATCCGCCCCCCGATGCTGACGGGCACGACCGAAGAGACGGGAACGGATCAGGCGACGCGGATCGACGCCGGGCTGTCACCGGCTGTGGCTCAATTGTGCGGGCGAGATCCGGCCTTCCACCAGGACACACTGTTCGCCAGAATCGGGCTGATCTTCGACACCATGCAGGTCGCCTGGTCGTCGCTGGCGTGGGAAAAGGCCCGGCCGTTCTTGAGTGACAACCTCTGGACCGCGCAGACCTACTGGATCGACGCCTACCGGCGTTCGGGTCTGCGCAACATGATGGACGAGCCGCGCATCCATCGACTGGAGTTGGCGCGCGTGACGAGCGACCGCTGGTTCGACGCCATCACCGTGCGCCTGTTCGCCAGCGGGCGCGATTACACCATTCAAGACAAGGACGGCGCCGTGGTAGGCGGCGACAAGCGCAAGACGCGCGAGTTCAGCGAGTACTGGACTCTGATCCGTGCGAGCGGCGCCAAGGGCCCCGCCCGCACTGACCCCGTCTGCCCGAGCTGCGGGGCACCTCTCGACGTCAACGCCGCGGGCCACTGCGGGCACTGCCAGGTCAAGCTGACGTCCGGACAGTTCGACTGGGTGCTCTCCCGCATCGAACAAGACGAAGTCTACGAAGGATGA
- a CDS encoding HAMP domain-containing histidine kinase, with the protein MAVRTRRERVLTFFFVPALVFAVVVLLGVTFRNSFQLEKLREQSVVEATLTLANEKADRLDKRIIEQDNAVLSLVDVTDRGDFGATWLSVAARQTPTISNVFLVDLDSKQREVVAFASRVPALDAEAERRLFVRELLPDLELGEPRGQLRHLHKTVAGQSHLLSYWQREVRGRDYLLVAWHDVPRVVHDLFPTLYAERDQNARLNVVDESSRIVFGPNLSRGSFTLGRRFETTLYKWQVNVTLVSAAELTAAVARRRSLEMALVGTSWLVVLVGLTVVLVAAARERKLSNLKSDFVANVSHELKTPLSLVRMFGELLQSGRVENDEKRQQYLQIIVSESERLGSLIENVLDFAKVERGKAAYQFAPANVKDVVSRAVEACRIRAQREQIELVLEVSDDLPTTEIDEGAIEIAIINLIDNAIKYAPDGERVLIAAHPTPAHIEIRVTDSGAGILPEDRKRIFERFERGRGTQSKQIRGSGIGLALVKHIAEAHGGRAWCEVAEPRGSTFILTLRVRNGGGRERSPVPREVVA; encoded by the coding sequence ATGGCCGTCCGAACCCGACGCGAGCGTGTGCTCACGTTCTTCTTCGTTCCGGCCTTGGTGTTCGCCGTGGTCGTGCTCCTGGGCGTCACCTTTCGCAACAGCTTTCAGCTCGAGAAACTGCGCGAGCAGTCCGTCGTCGAAGCGACCCTGACTCTCGCCAACGAAAAAGCCGACCGTCTGGACAAACGCATCATCGAACAAGACAACGCGGTCTTGTCCCTGGTCGACGTGACCGACCGCGGCGATTTCGGCGCGACCTGGCTGTCCGTCGCCGCGCGCCAGACCCCGACCATCAGCAACGTGTTCCTCGTGGACCTCGACTCCAAACAACGCGAGGTCGTGGCCTTCGCGTCCCGCGTCCCGGCGCTCGACGCAGAGGCCGAGCGCCGACTCTTCGTTCGGGAGCTGCTGCCCGACCTCGAGCTCGGGGAACCGCGCGGTCAGCTGCGCCACCTCCACAAGACGGTGGCCGGCCAGAGTCACCTGCTCAGCTACTGGCAGCGCGAGGTCCGGGGTAGGGACTACCTGTTGGTCGCCTGGCACGATGTGCCCCGCGTCGTTCACGATCTGTTCCCGACTCTGTATGCGGAGCGTGATCAGAACGCCCGCCTGAACGTGGTCGACGAGAGCTCTCGCATCGTCTTCGGGCCGAACCTGAGCCGCGGTAGCTTCACGCTCGGACGCCGCTTCGAGACCACCCTCTACAAGTGGCAAGTGAACGTGACCCTGGTCAGCGCTGCGGAGCTCACGGCGGCCGTGGCACGGCGTCGCTCGCTGGAGATGGCCCTCGTCGGCACCTCCTGGCTGGTGGTGCTGGTCGGTCTGACGGTCGTGCTCGTCGCGGCAGCCCGTGAACGCAAGCTCTCCAACCTGAAGAGTGATTTCGTCGCCAACGTCTCCCACGAGCTGAAGACCCCACTGTCCTTGGTGCGCATGTTCGGCGAGCTGTTGCAGAGCGGGCGCGTGGAGAACGATGAAAAGCGCCAGCAGTACCTGCAGATCATCGTGTCGGAGAGCGAACGCCTCGGATCGCTGATCGAGAACGTGCTGGACTTTGCCAAGGTCGAGCGCGGCAAGGCCGCCTATCAGTTTGCGCCGGCCAACGTGAAAGACGTGGTGTCGCGGGCCGTCGAGGCTTGCCGGATCCGGGCGCAGCGCGAGCAAATCGAGCTCGTGCTCGAGGTCTCTGATGATCTGCCGACGACCGAAATCGACGAGGGCGCCATCGAGATCGCCATCATCAACTTGATCGACAACGCCATCAAGTATGCTCCGGACGGCGAACGAGTCCTGATCGCAGCGCACCCGACCCCCGCACACATCGAGATCCGGGTCACCGATTCGGGCGCGGGGATCTTGCCCGAGGACCGCAAGCGCATTTTCGAGCGTTTCGAGCGCGGTCGTGGCACGCAGTCGAAGCAGATCCGCGGCAGCGGCATCGGTCTCGCGTTGGTAAAACACATCGCGGAGGCCCACGGTGGACGCGCCTGGTGTGAGGTCGCCGAACCACGGGGCAGCACCTTCATTCTCACGCTGCGGGTGCGCAACGGCGGGGGACGCGAGCGGAGTCCCGTGCCTCGGGAAGTGGTCGCGTGA
- a CDS encoding fucose isomerase, whose protein sequence is MAKKVAVFWPGDGRPRPNELALPNVEAATRKLEAAIKKVGRTPYRIEGFLTKPHESIEKLGPVTDPMIGMFAHWVFGPHTTDGVVGKDNPLLLASNFSGQWPGLVGLLNTGACLEALDRPHSRIWTSGEEFTDDEAFMQHLDEWCTTGQVKYSEAALSSHAAVSPDASARALRVADGIRARRPLLMMLGDTSMGMTNGYFGPRLLSRHGFSEHKIDQAWIIDRGRAVSDRRIDDAERFVKDKGVRFHHGEANAADFDERATREQLRDYLAVLDMLGEYKADCLGWQYQLGLIPLRPPSDFAEGLFNSTCRPESNGDTIACATEADQGNAVPMELLKRLLKDKGLHQAVMFHDVRWGAEHAGRFLWVLLNSGSCGAFAFNHDPDTLAGVHSYRQPAAYFPTPGGTFAGESLPGAITWARAYLKRGELWMDVGRGEVVKLPPEVRDAWWNGTTREWPFMAADLGISRDDLMAHYLSNHVAVAYGDVFGEMVALSQELGFKLRIVSSRR, encoded by the coding sequence ATGGCAAAGAAGGTCGCAGTCTTCTGGCCCGGTGATGGGCGCCCTCGCCCCAACGAGCTCGCACTCCCCAACGTGGAAGCGGCAACGCGGAAGCTCGAGGCAGCGATCAAGAAGGTAGGGCGCACCCCGTACCGCATCGAAGGTTTTCTCACCAAACCCCACGAGTCGATCGAGAAGCTCGGGCCGGTGACGGATCCGATGATCGGCATGTTCGCGCACTGGGTGTTCGGACCCCACACCACCGACGGTGTCGTCGGCAAAGACAACCCCTTGCTGCTTGCGTCCAACTTCAGCGGTCAGTGGCCGGGGCTGGTTGGTCTGCTCAACACCGGCGCCTGTCTCGAGGCTCTCGACCGGCCGCACTCGCGCATCTGGACCTCCGGCGAAGAGTTCACGGACGACGAGGCGTTCATGCAACACCTGGACGAGTGGTGCACGACGGGGCAGGTCAAGTACTCCGAGGCCGCCCTCTCGAGTCACGCAGCAGTGAGCCCTGACGCGTCGGCCCGCGCTCTGAGAGTGGCGGACGGGATCCGTGCGCGGCGACCGCTGCTGATGATGCTCGGCGACACCAGCATGGGCATGACCAACGGCTACTTCGGGCCTCGACTCTTGTCACGACACGGCTTCTCCGAGCACAAGATCGACCAGGCGTGGATCATCGATCGCGGGCGCGCGGTGAGCGACCGACGCATCGACGACGCGGAGCGTTTTGTGAAAGACAAGGGCGTGCGCTTTCATCACGGGGAGGCGAACGCCGCAGACTTCGACGAACGTGCCACCCGCGAGCAGCTCCGCGACTACCTGGCTGTCCTCGACATGCTCGGTGAATACAAGGCCGACTGTCTCGGCTGGCAGTACCAGCTCGGACTCATCCCACTGCGACCTCCCAGTGATTTCGCCGAGGGTTTGTTCAACTCGACCTGTCGACCCGAGTCGAATGGCGACACCATTGCGTGTGCGACGGAAGCAGACCAGGGCAACGCCGTGCCGATGGAGCTGCTGAAGCGCCTGCTGAAAGACAAGGGGCTGCACCAGGCGGTGATGTTCCACGACGTGCGCTGGGGGGCCGAGCATGCCGGTCGCTTTTTGTGGGTGCTGCTCAACAGCGGCTCGTGCGGCGCGTTCGCGTTCAACCACGACCCGGACACACTGGCCGGCGTGCACAGTTATCGCCAACCGGCGGCCTACTTCCCGACCCCCGGCGGGACCTTTGCCGGAGAGAGCCTGCCGGGAGCGATCACCTGGGCCCGGGCGTATCTCAAACGCGGCGAGCTGTGGATGGATGTCGGCCGCGGCGAGGTCGTGAAGCTCCCGCCAGAAGTGCGCGACGCTTGGTGGAACGGCACCACGCGCGAGTGGCCCTTCATGGCCGCCGACCTGGGGATCTCCCGCGACGACTTGATGGCTCACTACCTTTCGAATCACGTGGCCGTCGCCTACGGCGACGTCTTCGGCGAGATGGTGGCGCTGAGCCAGGAGCTCGGGTTCAAGCTGCGAATCGTGTCATCGAGGCGCTGA
- a CDS encoding substrate-binding domain-containing protein — protein sequence MTTIALAGALSLVGCKSDPKPGTTPAPSASAQRGSADSPWVIGMSQCNLGEPWRVQMNDDLKKAAEKQPNLKLVFKDAQNDSLRQRAQVEELVGQNIDLLIISPKEAAPLTQPVAEAYKKKIPVIVLDRAVQGDDYTSFIGADNVKIGREAGKWAVQALGGKGLIVELKGLMTSTPGQDRHKGFREGLEFDKHPDLKVVFEADMQWLEPNARKEMESALTTQKKIDLVYAHNDPGAHGAYLAAKAAGREKDMKLIGIDSLPHEGVEYVKQGILDATFLYPTGGVEAIDTALAILAGKPVPKKIVLGTRAFTKDNVAKGGEAIP from the coding sequence ATGACGACGATCGCGCTCGCTGGCGCGCTCAGCCTGGTCGGCTGCAAGAGCGATCCGAAGCCCGGCACCACGCCGGCGCCGAGCGCCTCCGCCCAGCGCGGCAGCGCCGACAGCCCGTGGGTCATCGGCATGAGCCAGTGCAACCTGGGTGAACCCTGGCGTGTGCAGATGAACGATGACCTGAAGAAGGCCGCGGAGAAACAGCCCAACTTGAAGCTCGTGTTCAAGGACGCGCAGAACGACTCGCTCAGACAACGGGCTCAGGTCGAGGAGCTCGTCGGGCAAAACATCGACCTCTTGATCATCAGCCCCAAAGAGGCCGCCCCGCTGACCCAACCGGTTGCGGAGGCGTACAAGAAGAAGATCCCGGTCATCGTCCTCGATCGCGCCGTTCAGGGTGACGACTACACGAGCTTCATCGGCGCGGACAACGTGAAGATCGGCCGCGAAGCGGGCAAGTGGGCGGTGCAGGCCCTGGGCGGCAAGGGTCTGATCGTGGAGCTCAAGGGCCTCATGACCAGCACTCCGGGTCAGGACCGCCACAAGGGTTTCCGCGAAGGCCTCGAGTTCGACAAACACCCCGACCTGAAGGTCGTGTTCGAAGCGGACATGCAGTGGCTCGAGCCCAACGCGCGCAAAGAGATGGAGTCCGCGCTCACCACGCAGAAGAAGATCGATCTGGTCTACGCCCACAACGATCCGGGTGCTCACGGCGCCTACCTCGCGGCCAAGGCCGCCGGCCGCGAGAAGGACATGAAGCTCATTGGCATCGACTCCCTGCCCCATGAGGGGGTCGAGTACGTGAAACAAGGGATCTTGGACGCGACGTTCCTCTACCCGACCGGGGGAGTGGAGGCGATCGACACCGCCCTCGCGATCCTCGCTGGCAAGCCGGTGCCGAAGAAGATCGTGCTCGGCACCCGCGCATTCACCAAAGACAACGTCGCCAAAGGAGGCGAGGCGATCCCGTGA
- a CDS encoding VOC family protein, translating into MSARHVLTILAVTDLDRAKRFYATVFGWPCSVDVPVYVELELPGGMRLGLYQRDAFAHNTGQVPERVGDGQTTATELYLHCDDPRALAEKLRAAGARELSALAPRAWGDTAAYFADPDGNVVVVACPSQV; encoded by the coding sequence ATGAGCGCGCGCCACGTGTTGACCATCTTGGCCGTTACGGATCTCGACCGCGCGAAGCGCTTCTACGCGACGGTGTTCGGCTGGCCGTGCTCGGTGGACGTGCCGGTGTACGTCGAGCTGGAGCTGCCGGGTGGCATGCGCCTGGGTCTCTATCAACGCGACGCCTTCGCTCACAACACCGGGCAGGTGCCCGAGCGCGTCGGCGACGGCCAGACCACTGCCACCGAGCTGTACTTGCACTGTGACGATCCGCGCGCGCTCGCCGAGAAGCTCCGCGCCGCCGGCGCGCGAGAGTTGTCGGCTCTGGCCCCGCGAGCGTGGGGTGACACGGCCGCATACTTTGCGGACCCGGACGGCAACGTGGTGGTCGTGGCGTGCCCGAGCCAGGTGTAG
- a CDS encoding response regulator, which produces MPSESGPRSKNSMPVSARNPDALDVLVVDDDPRWREYSSDPFLKRGDRVRAVADGLEALSMCVADPPDVILTDVNMPRMDGWQLLRMIRARPNLGGVPVVFLTSLDGDEERLKGYQLGVDAYIPKPFHPDELLMRVHRVVRRRRQAAEAETAGTLRGDLDNVSPSSLLSFLAVERKTGILLLVGERVARLFMREGRALRVEIEGANVGLSSRDALMDLLDWQTGQFEFTAERVGGVDEIRAAISALVLDHARIQDERDR; this is translated from the coding sequence ATGCCTTCCGAGTCCGGACCCCGTTCGAAGAACAGCATGCCGGTCTCGGCGCGCAATCCGGACGCGCTCGATGTGCTGGTCGTGGACGATGACCCGCGCTGGCGCGAGTACTCGTCCGATCCCTTTCTCAAGCGGGGTGACCGTGTGCGCGCAGTGGCGGACGGGCTCGAGGCGCTGTCCATGTGTGTCGCCGATCCACCGGACGTGATCCTCACCGACGTCAACATGCCTCGCATGGATGGCTGGCAGCTCTTGCGCATGATTCGGGCGCGACCGAACCTGGGCGGAGTGCCCGTGGTCTTCCTGACCTCGCTCGACGGAGACGAGGAGCGGCTCAAGGGTTACCAGCTGGGCGTGGATGCTTACATCCCGAAGCCGTTTCACCCGGACGAGCTGCTCATGCGAGTGCACCGCGTGGTGCGACGGCGACGTCAGGCCGCCGAGGCCGAGACCGCCGGCACGCTGCGAGGTGACCTCGACAATGTCTCGCCGTCCTCCCTGCTCTCGTTCCTCGCAGTGGAGCGCAAGACCGGGATCTTGCTCTTGGTCGGCGAACGCGTGGCACGCTTGTTCATGCGTGAAGGCCGCGCGCTGCGAGTCGAGATTGAAGGTGCGAATGTCGGGCTCTCGTCCCGAGACGCGCTGATGGACCTGCTGGACTGGCAGACAGGGCAGTTCGAGTTCACGGCGGAACGCGTCGGCGGCGTCGACGAGATCCGTGCCGCAATCTCCGCCCTCGTGCTCGACCACGCGCGGATCCAGGACGAGCGCGACCGCTGA